ATATGTTCCCACGAACAGTGCTTTCTCAAAAATGACCGAAAAACCATTGACATGTTCCCACGTACAGATGCTATAAAAAATGCCCCACAGACATCAATTCCATCAACTCGATCCATGTGGAGACGGTGGTATTGATGTCAAGAAAAGATAAGTAATGTGTGGAAAAGGCTTGAAATGAAGGTATTCCGAGAGTTGGGGGGAGAAACTGCGGCTCTCGGATTTTTTGTTTTGTGTCAAAACCAAACATATCCACGGTCGGTAGGTCATAGGGTTGAGTTGACAGGTTTGAAATGGAATAGGTTGGGGAGAAAGAATTATTAAATATTTCATGTATTCATATCAAATCATATTAAATCATATAAAAATGTTGAAAAGAAAATAAAAATATGGTATAATACTAAAGAGTGAAAACCCGAAAAATATATGCGAGGAGATTTGATATGACTATTGAGAATAATGATAAATGGATTAATCTTGAAGAAGCCGCTGATTACTTGAGCGTAAATAAAGACACTATAAGAAACTGGATTCGAAAAGACATAGGCATTCCAGCACACAAAATAGGTAAGCTGTGGAAGTTTAAAAAATCAGAATTAGACGAGTGGATTAAAAGTGGAAAAAGTGCAAATATTTAGAATAGGAGACATAAGATGAATAGAAATGCTATAAGTTTATTTTCATCTTCTGGAATTGGAGATTTAGGATTAAAAGCAAACAATATTCAAACGGTCATTGGATGTGAGCTGTTACCAGAACGTATGAAACTGTTTTCAAATAACTATCCTGATGCAAAATGTTTTCTAGGAGATATTTGGGAGTTAAAAGAAGAAATTGTTTCGTATTATAGAACACAATATGAAGAAGCACCATTTATGATAATAGCAACTCCGCCATGTCAAGGAATGTCATCAAATGGCATGGGGAAAATGTTAAATGATTATAGAAAAGGTCTTAGACCAAAGATGGACCCAAGAAATCGATTAATAATTCCGGCAGTCAAGATAATAAAAGAACTTCAGCCAGAGTGGGTAATTCTTGAAAATGTGGCTAATATGGTCAATACACTAATTTTAGACGAGGAAGATAATTTAATAAATATTATTGAATATATTAAAAGAGAATTAGGAGATGTTTATTCTGGAGAACCTAAGGTAGTTGATGTGGCGGATTATGGGATTCCTCAACACAGAAGAAGATTGATAACAGTATTAACGAGAAACGAAAAAGGAAAAATGGTTTTTGAATCAAATAAAACACTTATTCCGCCGCCAACTCATTCTTCAACAGATACGTTGGTAACAAGCCATTGGATTACATTGAGAGAGGCTATTGGTAATCTTCCGCCACTTAGGGCTGAAAAAGGTAAAAACATTGATAAAAAGTTTAATCCATTGCATAAAGTTCCAATTCTTGATGAGAAGAAGATATTTTGGGTTGATAATACACCTGAAGGTGAGACCGCCTTTAACAATCAGTGTGTAAATCCTGAATGCGGATATACAGGAAACCAAAGACACGGAGCCTCTCATAATGAAGAAGGAATAAATAAATACAGTACAGAAACGCCCTTATATTGTGAAAAATGTGGTGCCTTACTACCTAGACCTTGGGTTGAAGATAAGAAAACAGGTGAAAAACGTTTAATGAAGGGATTTGTGAGCGCTTATAAAAGAATGATGTGGGATGAACCTGCGAGCACATTGACCCAAAATTTTCAATTTGCTTGCTCGGATAACAAACTTCATCCAGATCAGTGTAGAGTGTTATCCTTACATGCCTATTACTATTGGAGAAAACGCATTGAATTTATTAATAAAGATGATATGGATACAAATGATACACCGACCTTCGTAGAATTCATCAGCCAGCTACAAAAAAGATGTTAGACCTTTTTGCAAAGGATGCAGAACATATTTACATTGCCTGTGGATCAACTGACTTCCGCAAGCAAATGATGGATTGGTGGCACTGGTAAACCTACAGTTTAAAATAGAATCATTTTCAGATAGCTGTGTCTTCATCTTTTGCAATAAAAGAAAAAACTCCATCAAAGTTTTAAGATATAATAAAAACGAATTTATCTTAGCCAGCAAAAAATTATTGGAGGGAATGAAATTTCAGTGGCCTAAGAATGCTGCCGAAGTAAAAGAAATTACACTGCAACAGATGCAATGGCTTCTGTAGGGGCTTGAAATGGAGGAAAAAAAGCACTTCATCCAGTTGAAAAGGGACTTGACAATCCCATTGGTAAGAGTGATAAAGAATTTAAAAAAATAATATATACAATACAAGCGAAGATAAAAGATTTAAAAGAAAAACTAAGACGGTTTGCAATAACTTATGAACCAGGTACATCAGTTACATCAGTTACTTGAGGAAAATTGCTAATCTTCCAAAAATGTCTTATAATAGGATACAAGCTTTTAATCAGAGAGATAGTAAATAAAATATGGGATTAGAGCCTAACAAATCAAGGAAAAATCAAAAAAATCGTCCCCAATGATTCCGAGGGGTGGTTCGTGATGCAAGAAGATTCGAGAGGAGGGATGTGGATTTAATAAGCAGGATTACTAGTTTTTAAATCGGTCTGGATATAGGTGTCAGAATACTTAAGAAATATGATAAAGAAGAGGTTGATATGGGATTTTTAGTGATTTGCTTTTTATTAACATATGCAATTATTGTAATGCTTAGATATAGAGCATATAATAAATCTAGCTATAAGAATGTAAGTGAGAATAGTTTTTTAAAAACAATCTTTGATAAAGGAAATTATGGGGAGTTCTTAACCTTCAGATATCTTGAGAAGTTAGATGGAAATAATAAACTTATGGCTAATTTATACATCCCTAAGTCGGATGGAGCAACAACAGAGATTGATTTAATTATGATTTCCTAAACAGGTATATATGTCTTTGAATCAAAGAATTATAGTGGGTGGATTTTTGGCAATGAGAAAGATAAGAACTGGACTCAAATGTTATAAAATAAGCAGAAAAATCGATTCTTTAATCCTATACGGCAAAATAATAGTCATATCAATGCACTAAAAAGGGTCGCAGAAATAGATGATAGTTCTTTCTATAAATCATACATAATTTTTAGCGAGCGCTGTGAATTGAAAAAGATTACTGTTGTATCACCTGATATCAAAGTTATAAAGAGAAATGCATTACCCAAAACGATAAGAGAGGATATAGCCACTTCGAAAAAATGCCTAACTACTGAAGAGATGAATCAATTATTTTTTAAGCTGCAAAAATAT
The Candidatus Epulonipiscium sp. DNA segment above includes these coding regions:
- a CDS encoding DNA cytosine methyltransferase, with amino-acid sequence MNRNAISLFSSSGIGDLGLKANNIQTVIGCELLPERMKLFSNNYPDAKCFLGDIWELKEEIVSYYRTQYEEAPFMIIATPPCQGMSSNGMGKMLNDYRKGLRPKMDPRNRLIIPAVKIIKELQPEWVILENVANMVNTLILDEEDNLINIIEYIKRELGDVYSGEPKVVDVADYGIPQHRRRLITVLTRNEKGKMVFESNKTLIPPPTHSSTDTLVTSHWITLREAIGNLPPLRAEKGKNIDKKFNPLHKVPILDEKKIFWVDNTPEGETAFNNQCVNPECGYTGNQRHGASHNEEGINKYSTETPLYCEKCGALLPRPWVEDKKTGEKRLMKGFVSAYKRMMWDEPASTLTQNFQFACSDNKLHPDQCRVLSLHAYYYWRKRIEFINKDDMDTNDTPTFVEFISQLQKRC
- a CDS encoding NERD domain-containing protein encodes the protein MYVFESKNYSGWIFGNEKDKNWTQML
- a CDS encoding helix-turn-helix domain-containing protein, producing MTIENNDKWINLEEAADYLSVNKDTIRNWIRKDIGIPAHKIGKLWKFKKSELDEWIKSGKSANI
- the tnpB gene encoding IS66 family insertion sequence element accessory protein TnpB, whose translation is MALVNLQFKIESFSDSCVFIFCNKRKNSIKVLRYNKNEFILASKKLLEGMKFQWPKNAAEVKEITLQQMQWLL
- a CDS encoding NERD domain-containing protein; translated protein: MGFLVICFLLTYAIIVMLRYRAYNKSSYKNVSENSFLKTIFDKGNYGEFLTFRYLEKLDGNNKLMANLYIPKSDGATTEIDLIMIS